In the genome of Vicia villosa cultivar HV-30 ecotype Madison, WI linkage group LG7, Vvil1.0, whole genome shotgun sequence, one region contains:
- the LOC131616774 gene encoding uncharacterized protein LOC131616774 gives MKKKLDTRFPAARIKKIMQADEDVGKIALAVPVLVSKALELFLQDLCDRTYEITLQRGAKTMNSLHLKHCVQSYNVFDFLKDVVSKVPDYGHGHGHTDAGGADDQAIPKRRKAAGDDCNDSDEEAKRGKMVELGHPSPTGRGRGRGRGRGRGRGRGRASQREGHHQETEFDPFPSIPQVSQQITDTNVVIHDISEPRELPKENIVAPVENSDSLRNIDLNANMNESDDKKVNTVVNLAVTIPETTNPDAANPAHANPDAANPAPANSDAANPVAAIPEAGKTSLSEPAPADSMHHEEIPGWSLSEVDKMAIDTMQLAQRMEEDDEDYDEEDE, from the exons ATGAAGAAGAAGCTCGATACCCGTTTTCCTGCT GCTCGGATAAAGAAGATTATGCAAGCAGATGAGGATGTTGGAAAGATAGCACTGGCTGTGCCTGTTTTAGTCT CTAAAGCTCTAGAGCTGTTTCTGCAAGATCTTTGTGACCGCACTTATGAAATAACTCTTCAAAGAGGGGCAAAAACCATGAATTCCTTGCATTT AAAGCATTGTGTACAAAGCTATAATGTCTTTGACTTTCTGAAGGATGTAGTCAGCAAGGTTCCTGACTACGGCCATGGTCACGGCCATACTGATGCTGGTGGCGCTGATGATCAGGCCATTCCAAAAAGAAG GAAAGCAGCAGGTGATGATTGTAATGACAGCGATGAAGAAGCTAAGAGGGGCAAGATG GTTGAGTTGGGACACCCTAGCCCTACTGGTAGGGGAAGAGGCCGAGGTAGAGGAAGAGGACGTGGTCGAGGTCGGGGACGTGCTAGTCAAAGAGAGGGACATCATCAGGAGACTGAGTTTGATCCCTTTCCTTCTATTCCCCAAGTTAGCCAACAGATTACAGATACAAATGTGGTTATACATGATATCTCAGAGCCAAGGGAGTTACCAAAGGAGAATATCGTTGCTCCTGTTGAAAACTCCGACTCACTCCGTAATATTGATCTGAATGCCAATATGAATGAAAGTGATGACAAAAAGGTCAACACAGTTGTTAATCTCGCAGTCACTATTCCTGAAACCACTAATCCCGATGCTGCTAATCCTGCACATGCTAATCCCGATGCCGCTAATCCTGCACCTGCTAATTCCGATGCCGCTAATCCTGTTGCCGCAATTCCTGAAGCCGGGAAAACCTCACTGTCTGAACCTGCTCCAGCAGACAGCATGCATCATGAAGAAATTCCGGGCTGGTCCCTTTCTGAGGTAGACAAGATGGCCATTGATACGATGCAGCTCGCACAGCGAATGGAAGAGGATGATGAAGATTATGACGAGGAGGACGAGTAA